DNA from Podarcis muralis chromosome 13, rPodMur119.hap1.1, whole genome shotgun sequence:
TAGATGCTTTGTGTGATCTTTAATTGTACTTTTGTTATTCGTTTTATCTCTTTTCTTTGTAATCCAATAAACACAGTATTAGAATAAAATACAATGATAAATCAATGTGGATTTTTAATGTGGGCGCACCACAGACTGCCTGACAGAAGCTTGCAGAGCAATGGAAATCCTCATACCACAGAACTAGTACTTCCTTGTTCATGCAGGAGGGAAAAGCAGATTTATGAAGCCAGTGTAATATAAGGACTACAGTGCTGAGTTGGTAGGAAAGAGACATGGGTTGAAATTCCCTTCTATCCATAAAGTTTCttgggtgactttggaccagtcCTTATTGCTCAAAGTAGGGtttacctcacaggtttgttgttgtaCTAAAATGCAAACATCCTCAGTAGTGCTTTCAGGGCAAGACTTGGTTggcaatgtttattttattttattaatttacttACTTGCTGTATTTATGTattgcctttctgccaaggcacccaacagaatgaggaggggctgcctgccccccaacaaagtAAGGTGGGATAAATTATGAAGTAATCAAAGGGCCTCCTCCACTGATCATAGAACTCATGATTTATTGGGGGAGGCAAGCTTTAAGGTACATAGTTCCCTCTGCAGAaattctcattttatttttattgtagtttattctcacaacaagccTGGGCCATTAAGTCAGGAGCCTAAAATTCACACAATTGCATCAACGCATATTTCATGTGCATGAATTTTGAATGAAAGGTGAGATACAAAAAGAACGCAGGGAAATcagacattcccccttttaaccGACATTCAGgaaacatgtaaaaaaaaatttaaaaattatccaGGCTTGTGACTAATAATTTTATGAAGCTGATCATAGATTATAGTGCTGCTTTGAATTCTATTACACAACATTTTTATTGTTGTGAGTTACCCTGGGCTctctttggggaggaagggtgagtTAGAATTTGAAACAATTAATAAATAAGTGTCAAACATGCAGATGCAGaagccctgtcctcttttgcacCTGACCACCCTTCTCTGGATCACCTTGAACCCTAATCCGCAACAATTGCATGAGCTACCTTTAATCTTTCTTCAATCACATATATCCATCTTTTTCTGTTTCACTCTTCCTCTCTGTTTTTgttcttctctcccccttttttgtaTTTCTTCTATTCCCCCTGCCACACACTCACAGTGCAAtcgtacatgtctactcaggagtaagctccattgggtTCAATCACACCTACAGCGTCAGATTTAGGGTGATTTTGgcagtttccccaccaccacacacacacacacacacacacagggcacaGAACTAAGAGGGctcaaaattgagaagatccataattgagaagatccattttgggGCACCAGATTTTGGCCTTGCAAAGGGCACCATGTTGTGAAAGATGACGAAAGTCTGCCTTTGGTCGACTTTACCATTTACTCTTGGGTAAATGGATTGTTTTGCCCTTGGTTGTTGGATTATATCTCCTCTCCTCAATAAATTGTCACTGCAAAGGACAGATGATCTCTATCCAGTCTCTAGTGGGAGGAGACAGGCACTTTTACCCTTTGTCACCCACCACTGTCCTCCTCATCCTGATCCAGAAACTGGACCTGAGACTCACAAATGCCTCACTTGCCTCTGCAGATGGATGCTGAGCAGGCCAGACACTGGAAGAACCAAAGCACAGTGAAGGAATTCATCTTGCTTGGATACCAAGGACACCCTGTCCTCCTTTTTTCTGCCTTCCTGGCCATCTACCTGGCCATATTACTGGGCAATGGCCTTATTGTGGTGGTGACAACGCTGGACCCTGCTCTCCAtacccccatgtacttcttcttGCGCAGCCTCTCAGGGTTGGAGATCTGCTACACTTCAGTCACCCTTCCTAAAATGATGGCCAATCTTATCTTAGGGGACCTCTCTATCTCACTGATAGCCTGTGCTGCACAAATGTTCTTTATGCTCTTCCTGGGTGCCACAGAATGCCTCCTGCTAGTGGCCATGGCCTACGACCGCTATCTTGCCATCTGCCAGCCTCTCCATTACATGACCATCATGAGCCATAAGGTGCGGGTGGGGATGGTGGTCAGTTCCTTTGCCATCAGCCTCGTGGTGCACTTGTTGCAAATTGGGTTTGTCTTCTCCTTGCCTTTTTGTGGGCCCAATGAGATTGACCACTTCTTCTGCGACATCCCACCCATACTTCGCCTGGCATGTGCCGACCTGTATGCCAACGAGTTGGCTGTGTATGCAGAGAACATCCTCATGGTGGTGCTCCCCTTTTCCCTCATAGTGGCCTCCTATGCCCACATCACCAGAAACATCCTGCGCATGCCATCAGGCACAGGACGCCAGAAGGCCTTCTCCACTTGCTCGTCCCACCTGATTGTGGTCAGTCTCTTCTATGGGTCAGGGATGCTTGTGTACTTGCACCCACAGACAGAGGACTCCCTCAAAGTTGACAAGTTCCTCTCTCTTTTCTACACGGTCATCGTCCCCCTTTGCAATCCCCTCATCTACACTCTCAGGAACAGGGAAGTGAAGGTTGCCCTCACGAAACTGTTGTGTAAGAAAAGAGCTTTTGAGGTGGGCACAGGGTAATCAACTTTCATCCATTTCTTAAACCTTTAAAATAATCCCTATCTCCCATTTTAGGGGATCCTGCAAGTCTCCCTgggtgtatccaactaagtcctactacGAGTACACTCATTGAGATCAGTAGACCCAAgtcatttccattaatttcattgtgtCTCCTCTGAGAAGGACTAACAATTATGACAACAAAAAAGGGTGTTGTTCTTTATAAGAAAACCAGAACGTATAACTAAAGTTTCAGGGAACTCTTATTTACCTACATGGCTGGCTCCTTTTGTCTTCTGCTCTGCTCCCCTGAATAAATGATTTTTTGATTAAACTAATTTTGGATTTGCACAAGGATGTTCAGAGGTTCCTCCCTACATCATGCTGATATAACTACCCTATATGGCTATAGCACATTTGGGGATGGGGCTTTGAAAAAGGTAGAGGGCACTGGGAAACTCCCATCCCAATATAAGTGTGTGAACCCAACTATCTGGCCTACTACATGTTTAGAAAACTGTTGTGGGGTCCCATATCAAAGGCGAAGAATAAGGGCTTGCTGAAAATGCTCACACACACTGTGGATgtataaatctgtcaatttcagtttctctcagtttcctctttttccaatcaatttcaatttcaacGTCAGTTGGCAATTTCTTTGTTTAGAAATTCCAGTGAAAATTCATACACATATTTCAGCTTATTTctgatatatgtatttttgtaagaGGTTTTGTCTAATTCACACATATttcaagcaatttcctctaatctGCATTTTTGTGGATTATACGCACCATATATGCATATTAATGTCGGAACACGCCCGGGGGGTACACACAGCCCCCGGGATGAGACAAACCTCTCCGGGCATCTTCCTAATGCAGCGCAGCCTGGGACATCCATAAATCTTCAGCCCCGGCACACAGCAGTGACACATATCAGAAGACTATGTGCATGCTcactcagcagagtatagcagaaacgAAGTGAAGCTTTGGTGTGTGCCTTCTAAGAATGCATTAAGTaatatatacaggacaaagcaatcatggcaactctctcctttcttctccaaGTACAATagagcggaagagataagactgacttccgttctcacactttccaagcctggaaagtaaacacagacatgtgatgtaacCATCACATATCCAGCTACAGAGGAGTGAAATGCTTACAATTATATGCACTATATATGCACACACTCCCCTAAAATgcactttttaatattttgttgttgatggagaactgcattgcaaaattcagagaagtgcggatTTTGAAGGGTAGCAGTGCTGCAGTTCATGTAttggttcaggaagtgtgaaCTGGGCACATTCaaatgaatttctgcctgatccCTACCTCCACCATACCTGGGACCAGTACAGGACACATGCAACCCCTGTCTTATAACAATTCTGCCAGGAATCCTCTGGGGATATTCACATTTCCAATATCTTAACATCACGTTTGAGGCCTGGGTGGGACATCCACACTCCTTAACAACAGAGCCAGCCCTATGATCACACTATGATTCATGCTAAGTTGGTGCAGAATAGTGATTCTGCTAGAGGAGCCTGTGGACCATGGGACCAAACGCCTAGGATTTTTACATCCCTACATGTTCTCAACACAAACTGTATTTCCAATGTTTAGCATGATTAGCACATTTGCTCCTATGGGACTCCCCACAGCCACCTTCTTCTTCCATCCTGCACATGAATGGCAACTCTATATATACCTTGGGAAAGTGTGGTTGCTAGGCAAGGACACAGGTAAAGGCTTCCTGCCCTGGTTCTTGCAAGAGAAACTAACCCAGTGCTTAGCACAGCGGCACCTCAGCTGCAAAGCAGGTAAATGTTCTTCCTTCCCTGTGCCAATTCAGTTGGGTTAGTTAGGGAACAGACCTCTAGGGAAGATAACCCAAACCAGGTTGGTAAGAATAATGGATGTGGAAATAGAAAATGTAGCCTAGGATAGTAGATAGTGGACCTGAATTTTAGTTGAGTTACAAGTTGAAATGCGGAGGAGAGCTTTGCAGAAAAGGTGAAGCAGCCACATCACTGACGAATGATTACCTGAAACAATTTATGTTGCTCATTGACATATGATCACTTTTGAATGTATTCAGCTCTTCAGGATCCGAATTACCCTTGCATTGTGAGGAGGTAAGGTGAAATGATTACTTCTAGGGAGTTTGGGAATTTAGGACACTTTCActgttttgtgggtgggattcaagGCATTCTGGCAATTTCAGCCTGTCACTCAATTTCATCAGTTAAAACTTTGCCAGCAAGATCAGTTAATTTTGAGTGAAGAAGAGCTGCCTCTTATCTTTACAAACCTACTGTCAATCACTTTCACTGGGTGAACCAACTCTGTATGTTATCAGAGAAGTCCTGTCTTGTGGCATCTaacctagggatggggaacctgcggctctCCATATCTTGTTGGACACCAGTTCTCAACAtttctgaccattgcccatgctggctggggctgatgtgatgcccaacaaaatctgaagggccacaggaagggatgtgggtggtggaggtgggagacagaattcaattcagtttgtatttatGGGCAAACCTACATGATTCTCACTTTCTCAAACAATACATGAGCCAAAAcagttatccttcaaaattcacacttctccaaattttgcaaggtGGTCCTCTACCAAAGTAATACATACAAAAATctatatactggggtaaagtgtacATAATAATCCATATATTAGTGAAACCAGCATACCAAATTATATTCCACTACACCTAATAGCTTTGAAGAAgtgtatatcaggcaaaattgaATACAAAATGTGCATGTTTGGTGAAAATTCCCCttaaatgctgatgagttttcatgagatagatagatagatgatagatagatgatagatagatagatagatagatagatagatagatgatagatagatgatagatagatatagatgatagatagatagatagatagatagatagatagatagatagatagatgatagatagatagatagatagatgatagatagatagatagatagatgatagatagataagaactgaacttaagattggaaaaatgaaactgTGAGAAACAAAATTTGACAGTTTTACCCATCTCTAGCCACAGGGTTCCCATTCCtgatttcaataaataaaaaaataggataGTTTTTTAAAGGGCTGGTTGTGTTGCATTGCCAGCTGAAACATTCGGTATGAGCATCACTCACCCCCTTTCTTGTTAGAATTATAGTCACCCCATCTTAGGATTCTTCCCACAATCCATCATAAGTCATCCCAAATTAAGAACACCTAGAGCTAGATCCAGGTCCCTGAATCTAGAGGTCATCTTTGCCAGTGAGAAATGCAACTGTCCTGTGAATCGTTCATTCTTATGGGAGAAAACCAAGTGCATTGGAATGGGAAGAATTGAGATCAGTTGAAGTAATTAATCATGTGAGAGTGGTTTCTTTCCATCCCATCCCTGACataattatttcatttaaatTGAGCTGTCAGCAAAGAAGGGCACAGGTGTGAGTAGAtgtgcctttcttcttcttctttctaaaatACAAGCACTTGCTACTAGAAAACATCCTGAAGCCAAAAGTGTCATCCGGCCATTAAATTGTGGACACTGGAGTTTATGGAAGGTTGAACCTCCTATATTCTTACCACCTCAAAAAGAAAGACAGGTTGGGCAGAGTGAGGTCTCAGTACTTGGCCATGGTCTTCCTATAATATCAAAAATATTAAGATCCTACTGCTCTATTAATTCAGTAAGTGGTAGCAGCTATAAGTTGTTGGTATATTTTAGGATAGGGTTTGCATCCAAGTGATAAGGCTCAGGCAATCCTAAAGCCATTTTATATTGGTTTTTGACACATCAGGGTAAAGAGAGACTCTGAAGGACACCAGGGCATGTCAGATTCAGCTAGTGGCATGCATATGTGTTGGTCTGTGTTTGCATGACAGACAGCCTGGACAGAGTGAGATCTTCATCTCATTTCAGGATACGGCAGCCTCCCAGCATACATATCTTGCCTCTGTTCTTCTGTAGATGGATGTTGACCTGGCCAGACACTGGGGGAATGCAGGGAAATcagacattcccccttttaacctACATTCAGGAAACGtgtaaggaaaaaaattaaattatccAGGCTTGTGACTAATAATTTTATGAAGCTGACCATAGATTATAATGCTGCTTTGAATTCTGTtacacaacatttttatttttgtgagtTACCCTGGGCTCTCTTTGGGGAGGAAGGATGAGTTAGAAtttgaaataattaataaataagtgTCAAACATGCAGAGGCAGaagccctgtcctcttttgcacCTCACCACCCTTCTCTGGATCACCTTGAACCCTAATCCGCAACAATTGCATGAGCTACTTTTAATCTTTCTTCAATCACATATATccatcttctttttctgtttcacTCATCCTCTCTGTTTTTgttcttctctcccccttttttgtaTTTCTTCTATTCCCCCTGCCGCACACTCACAATGCAATCAtaaatgtctactcaggagtaagctccattgggtTCAATCACACCTACAGCGTCAGATTTATGGTGATTTTGGCAGTTTCCcccaccacacatacacacacacacacacagacacacacacacagggaacaGAACTAAGAGTGCTCAAAATtgagatccataattgagaagatccattttgggGCACCAGATTTTGGCCTTGCAAAGGGCACCATGCTGTgaaatattaccaaagtctgcctctgGTCGACTTTTCCATTTACTCTTGGGTAAATTGATTGTTTTGCCCTTGGTTGTTGGattatttctcctctcctcaaTAAATTGTCCCTGCAAAGGACAAATGATCTCTATCCAGTCTCTAGTGGGAGGAGACAGGCACTTTTACCCTTTGTCACCCACCACTGTCCTCCTCATCCTGATCCAGAAACTGGACCTGAGACTCACAAATGCCTCACTTGCCTCTGCAGATGGATGCTGAGCAGGCCAGACGCTGGAAGAACCAAAGCACAGTGAAGGAATTCATCTTGCTGGGATACCAAGGATACCCTGTCCTCCTTTTTTCTGCCTTCCTGGCCATCTACCTGGTCATATTATTGGGCAATGGCCTTATTGTGGTGGTGACAACGCTGGACCCTGCTCTCCAtacccccatgtacttcttcttGCGCAGCCTCTCAGGGTTGGAGATCTGCTACACTTCAGTCACCCTTCCTAAAATGATGGCCAATCTTATCTTAGGGGACCTCTCTATCTCACTGATAGCCTGCGCTGCACAAATGTTCTTTATGCTCTTCCTGGGTGTCACAGAATGCCTGCTGCTAGTGGCCATGGCCTACGACCGCTATCTTGCCATCTGCCAGCCTCTCCATTACATGACCATCATGAGCCATAAGGTGTGTT
Protein-coding regions in this window:
- the LOC114583104 gene encoding olfactory receptor 10AG1-like; this encodes MDAEQARHWKNQSTVKEFILLGYQGHPVLLFSAFLAIYLAILLGNGLIVVVTTLDPALHTPMYFFLRSLSGLEICYTSVTLPKMMANLILGDLSISLIACAAQMFFMLFLGATECLLLVAMAYDRYLAICQPLHYMTIMSHKVRVGMVVSSFAISLVVHLLQIGFVFSLPFCGPNEIDHFFCDIPPILRLACADLYANELAVYAENILMVVLPFSLIVASYAHITRNILRMPSGTGRQKAFSTCSSHLIVVSLFYGSGMLVYLHPQTEDSLKVDKFLSLFYTVIVPLCNPLIYTLRNREVKVALTKLLCKKRAFEVGTG